One window of Dermacentor albipictus isolate Rhodes 1998 colony chromosome 9, USDA_Dalb.pri_finalv2, whole genome shotgun sequence genomic DNA carries:
- the LOC135911151 gene encoding tigger transposable element-derived protein 6-like, giving the protein MPVRISLLAAVDMLKAAWMELTAECIENCLRKAGFMGPGTEDAIDHSLEGRSDEDLWQRVADTQLAGPDVAWNDFVSADDDADIAEPCTDEAIVREVRALPDCPETDEDDDEDAALPPVAANASTAISYIVSLKELVCSRGLGDEHITALEKLETAVMRSALKKQTCITDVFFKNKVNFRLACSFFPYYRWST; this is encoded by the coding sequence ATGCCAGTTCGCATCAGCTTGCTTGCCGCCGTGGACATGTTGAAAGCGGCATGGATGGAACTCACCGCGGAGTGCATAGAAAATTGCCTCCGCAAGGCGGGTTTTATGGGCCCAGGCACCGAGGACGCCATAGATCACTCACTGGAAGGCCGGTCAGACGAGGACTTGTGGCAACGCGTCGCTGACACGCAGCTGGCCGGACCTGATGTTGCCTGGAACGATTTCGTTTCTGCTGATGACGACGCCGACATTGCGGAGCCATGCACTGACGAAGCTATTGTGCGTGAAGTGCGAGCCCTTCCTGACTGCCCAGAGACCGACGAGGACGATGACGAGGATGCTGCTCTACCGCCGGTTGCAGCGAACGCTTCAACCGCGATCAGTTACATCGTGTCGCTTAAGGAACTCGTGTGCAGCAGAGGCCTTGGCGATGAACATATTACCGCGCTGGAAAAATTAGAAACGGCAGTGATGCGATCAGCTTTGAAGAAGCAGACATGCATCACGGACgtctttttcaaaaataaagtgaacttTCGTCTTGCTTGCTCTTTTTTCCCGTATTATAGGTGGTCCACTTAG
- the asf1 gene encoding histone chaperone asf1, with protein sequence MAKVHVCNVVVLDNPSLFFNPFQFEITFECIEDLKEDLEWKIIYVGSAESEDYDQILDTVYVGPVPEGRHMFVFQADPPDPNKIPVQDAVGVTVVLLTCSYRSKEFIRVGYYVNNEYTDPELKENPPSTPQFDRLQRNILATNPRVTRFKIDWDDNPGVENIPPSSSNVDSNQMPTSVSEDSIGPLLKAPVLMNDSNQSMEVV encoded by the exons ATGGCCAAAGTCCACGTTTGCAACGTTGTGGTGCTGGACAATCCGTCTCTGTTCTTCAACCCTTTCCAATTTGAAATAACTTTCGAGTGCATCGAAGACCTCAAAGAAG ACCTGGAATGGAAAATTATCTACGTCGGCTCAGCTGAGAGCGAAGATTACGACCAGATACTCGACACGGTCTACGTGGGACCCGTTCCGGAGGGCAGGCATATGTTCGTGTTTCAG GCGGACCCGCCAGATCCCAACAAGATCCCGGTGCAAGATGCCGTTGGGGTCACGGTCGTGCTGCTGACTTGCTCTTACAGGAGCAAGGAGTTTATCCGCGTGGGTTACTATGTCAACAATGAGTACACAGATCCAGAGCTCAAGGAGAACCCACCATCAACTCCCCAGTTTGACAGG CTACAGCGAAACATATTGGCCACAAACCCACGTGTGACACGGTTCAAGATCGACTGGGATGACAACCCCGGTGTTGAAAACATCCCACCCAGCTCCTCTAATGTGGACTCCAATCAGATGCCAACCTCAGTGTCCGAGGACAGTATTGGTCCACTTCTCAAGGCCCCTGTGCTGATGAACGACAGCAACCAAAGCATGGAAGTTGTATGA